A window of the Streptomyces sp. JB150 genome harbors these coding sequences:
- a CDS encoding AraC family transcriptional regulator, with protein MDPLDDLLQGVRADGAGFGRTELSPPWALRFTDGASLTLSAPLHGEAWIALDDGSPEHGKAVLLKPGDCAIVRGPAPFTVTDRPRPDSPRAGAADPPPPASTVLLTGTYQVRGRVSARLLDMLPPLLVVPGTDGCASLGGFLDSEAAACRPGRQVVLDRLLDWLLVCTLRGWFDSPQAAPLAWYGALGDEVTGPALRAMHRAPEHPWTLAALAAEAAVSRTTLAARFTRQVGKPPLAYLTDWRMTLAADLLTGSTATVAAVARQVGYADAFGFSTAFKRVHGVSPSEYRRACGTADCAADCPA; from the coding sequence GTGGATCCCTTGGACGATCTCCTTCAGGGCGTGCGCGCCGACGGTGCCGGCTTCGGCCGCACGGAGCTGTCGCCGCCCTGGGCGCTGCGGTTCACCGACGGTGCCTCCCTGACGCTGTCGGCCCCGCTGCACGGCGAGGCCTGGATCGCCCTGGACGACGGCTCGCCAGAGCACGGCAAGGCAGTGCTGCTCAAGCCGGGCGACTGCGCGATCGTGCGGGGTCCCGCGCCGTTCACGGTCACCGACCGCCCGCGGCCGGATTCCCCCCGTGCCGGCGCCGCGGACCCGCCGCCGCCCGCCTCCACCGTGCTGCTGACGGGGACTTACCAGGTCCGTGGCCGGGTCTCCGCGCGGCTGCTCGACATGCTGCCGCCGCTGCTGGTGGTCCCGGGCACCGACGGCTGCGCCTCCCTCGGCGGTTTCCTGGACTCCGAGGCGGCCGCCTGCCGTCCGGGCCGGCAGGTGGTCCTCGACCGGCTGCTGGACTGGCTGCTGGTGTGCACGCTGCGCGGCTGGTTCGACTCCCCGCAGGCCGCGCCTCTGGCCTGGTACGGCGCCCTGGGCGACGAGGTGACCGGCCCCGCGCTGCGGGCGATGCACCGAGCGCCGGAGCATCCCTGGACCCTCGCCGCGCTGGCCGCCGAGGCGGCCGTGTCCCGTACGACACTGGCCGCGCGGTTCACCCGGCAGGTCGGCAAGCCGCCGCTGGCCTATCTCACCGACTGGCGGATGACCCTGGCCGCCGATCTGCTGACCGGGTCCACCGCGACCGTCGCCGCCGTCGCCCGCCAGGTGGGCTACGCGGACGCCTTCGGCTTCAGCACGGCCTTCAAACGCGTCCACGGCGTGAGCCCCAGCGAGTACCGCCGGGCCTGCGGCACGGCCGACTGCGCCGCTGACTGCCCCGCGTGA
- a CDS encoding NAD(P)H-binding protein: protein MTTHTDEILVLGATGKVGRRLVRTLRAAGRPVRAASRTGTVRFDWTDRSTWRTALDGASAVHLLAPVDPALASPFVEQAAEAGVCRFVALSARGIDRMRPPYFQGMAAAEQAVRESGARWTILRPNNFHQNFDEDVWRAPLRSGHLALPLGAVPEPFVDVQDIADVAAAALTSDGHHGRVYELSGPRGLTFEEAVATIAEAAGRPIRYTEVTPEEYRAGLLASGASEEAADELNAMFAAMRAGHFAEPGTGVREVLGRAPVDFATYAARAAAAGAWDQPH from the coding sequence ATGACGACACACACCGATGAGATCCTGGTCCTCGGCGCGACGGGCAAGGTCGGCCGGCGGCTCGTGCGCACCCTGCGGGCGGCGGGCCGGCCGGTGCGGGCCGCGTCCCGCACCGGCACCGTGCGGTTCGACTGGACCGACCGCAGCACCTGGAGGACCGCCCTGGACGGGGCCTCGGCGGTCCATCTCCTGGCCCCCGTGGACCCGGCCCTGGCCTCGCCCTTCGTCGAGCAGGCGGCCGAGGCGGGCGTCTGTCGGTTCGTGGCGCTGTCCGCGCGCGGCATCGACCGGATGCGGCCCCCGTACTTCCAGGGCATGGCCGCGGCGGAGCAGGCGGTCCGCGAGTCCGGCGCGCGGTGGACGATCCTGCGCCCGAACAACTTCCACCAGAACTTCGACGAGGACGTCTGGCGGGCCCCGCTGCGGTCCGGGCACCTCGCCCTGCCGCTCGGGGCGGTGCCGGAGCCGTTCGTGGACGTCCAGGACATCGCCGACGTCGCCGCGGCCGCACTGACGTCGGACGGTCACCACGGCCGGGTGTACGAGCTGTCCGGGCCCCGGGGGCTCACCTTCGAGGAGGCCGTCGCGACCATCGCCGAGGCCGCGGGACGCCCCATCCGTTACACCGAGGTGACGCCGGAGGAGTACCGGGCGGGCCTCCTGGCCTCGGGCGCGTCCGAGGAGGCCGCGGACGAGCTGAACGCGATGTTCGCCGCCATGCGCGCGGGGCACTTCGCCGAGCCGGGCACCGGCGTGCGGGAGGTACTGGGACGCGCGCCGGTCGACTTCGCCACGTACGCCGCCCGGGCGGCGGCGGCCGGTGCGTGGGACCAGCCGCATTGA
- a CDS encoding helix-turn-helix transcriptional regulator, whose amino-acid sequence MTEVRHTPVAPTRTQRLASGAGIDAHRHDDHQIVYAGRGVLSVTTSAGSWVAPATRAIWVPAGTVHAHQAHGDLELHLVGLPAWENPLRLDTPSVLAVSPLLRELIIAFTRTEGDDSPERTRLRAVLLDQLKISVQQPLHLPTPSSPLLRTVCDLLRSDPSDNRTLAELGREAGASDRTLSRLFRSDLGMTFPQWRTQLRLHHALVLLAEKVPVTTVANQCGWSSTSAFIDVFRRAFGHTPGTHSR is encoded by the coding sequence ATGACGGAAGTCCGCCACACGCCCGTGGCCCCCACCCGCACCCAGCGACTGGCGTCCGGTGCGGGGATAGACGCGCACCGGCACGACGACCACCAGATCGTCTACGCGGGCCGGGGCGTACTGTCCGTCACCACCAGCGCCGGCTCCTGGGTCGCCCCCGCGACCCGCGCCATCTGGGTGCCGGCCGGCACCGTCCACGCCCACCAGGCCCACGGTGACCTCGAACTGCACCTGGTGGGCCTCCCCGCGTGGGAGAACCCCCTGCGCCTGGACACCCCCAGCGTGCTCGCGGTGAGCCCGCTGCTGCGCGAGCTGATCATTGCCTTCACCCGCACCGAGGGCGACGACAGCCCGGAGCGGACGCGGCTGCGCGCGGTGCTGCTGGACCAGCTGAAGATTTCGGTGCAGCAGCCCCTGCACCTGCCCACGCCGAGCAGTCCCCTGCTCCGGACCGTCTGCGACCTCCTGCGGTCCGACCCCTCGGACAACCGCACACTCGCCGAACTCGGCCGAGAGGCCGGGGCCAGTGACCGTACACTCTCCCGCCTGTTCCGGAGCGACCTCGGCATGACGTTCCCTCAGTGGCGCACCCAGCTGCGACTCCACCACGCCCTGGTCCTGCTGGCCGAGAAGGTGCCGGTGACCACGGTCGCGAACCAGTGCGGATGGTCGTCCACCAGCGCCTTCATCGACGTGTTCCGCCGCGCGTTCGGGCATACCCCGGGCACGCACTCCCGGTGA
- a CDS encoding MFS transporter: MRRNLSLTLLSVGHGCVDVYQGAVASLVPFFVIERAYGYAAVSGIVLAASVLSSVAQPLFGMVTDRRAMPWLLPAGTLVAGVGIALSGVSDSYLVTLTVVAVSGVGVAAYHPESARVARVAGGGSHSAMGWFSLGGNLGFALAPVAVAVVVSAGGLRLTPVLVLPAVVGAALCLPVLRVLETRLSDAAEAPASGEDDRASFVRLSLAVVCRSVAFIGLSTFVSLYATDRMDGSKAAGTAALFLLYVGGAVGSVLGGALADRWDRVRVSRWSYLLTAGSIAGLLLVPGPALYLFVLLTSAGLYIPFSLQVTLGQDYLPSRAGTASGITLGLTVSIGGLISPVIGTVADRTSLRTALAPLVLMPVLAWLLFKTLPEPAVPGSEDTAPKGEDTHAEPPPVQPGPR; the protein is encoded by the coding sequence GTGCGCAGGAATCTCTCCCTCACTCTCTTGTCCGTCGGGCATGGCTGCGTCGACGTCTATCAGGGCGCCGTCGCCTCCCTCGTGCCCTTCTTCGTCATCGAGCGCGCGTACGGCTACGCCGCCGTCTCGGGCATCGTGCTCGCCGCCTCCGTGTTGTCGTCGGTGGCCCAGCCGTTGTTCGGCATGGTGACCGACCGCCGCGCGATGCCTTGGCTGTTGCCGGCCGGCACGCTGGTCGCGGGGGTGGGTATCGCGCTCAGCGGGGTGAGTGACTCCTACCTGGTGACGCTGACGGTCGTCGCGGTGTCCGGGGTCGGCGTGGCCGCCTACCATCCGGAGTCCGCGCGGGTGGCCAGGGTCGCCGGCGGCGGCAGTCACAGCGCGATGGGATGGTTCTCGCTGGGGGGCAACCTCGGCTTCGCGCTGGCCCCGGTCGCGGTCGCCGTCGTGGTCTCGGCCGGGGGACTGCGCCTGACGCCGGTGCTCGTGCTGCCGGCCGTGGTCGGCGCCGCGCTGTGCCTGCCCGTGCTGCGCGTGCTGGAGACCCGGTTGTCCGACGCGGCCGAGGCGCCCGCGTCCGGCGAGGACGACAGGGCGTCGTTCGTGCGCCTCTCGCTGGCCGTGGTGTGCCGCTCCGTCGCCTTCATCGGTCTGAGCACGTTCGTCTCGCTGTACGCCACCGACCGCATGGACGGCAGCAAGGCCGCGGGCACGGCGGCTCTGTTCCTGCTGTACGTGGGTGGCGCGGTGGGCAGCGTGCTGGGTGGTGCGCTGGCGGACCGGTGGGACCGGGTGCGGGTCTCGCGCTGGTCGTACCTGCTGACGGCCGGATCGATCGCCGGTCTGCTCCTCGTTCCCGGCCCCGCCCTCTACCTGTTCGTCCTGCTCACCTCGGCCGGTCTGTACATCCCGTTCTCGCTCCAGGTCACGCTGGGCCAGGACTACCTGCCCTCGCGGGCCGGCACCGCCAGCGGGATCACGCTCGGTCTCACCGTGAGTATCGGCGGCCTGATCAGCCCGGTCATCGGCACCGTCGCCGACAGGACTTCGCTGCGGACCGCCCTGGCCCCACTGGTCCTGATGCCCGTCCTGGCCTGGCTGCTGTTCAAGACCCTGCCCGAACCCGCCGTGCCGGGGTCCGAGGACACGGCACCGAAGGGAGAAGACACCCATGCCGAACCCCCTCCCGTCCAGCCCGGTCCCCGCTGA
- a CDS encoding O-methyltransferase yields the protein MSQQTWTAVDDYFNGLLVAEDAALLSAVADSDAAGLPPHQVAPNQGKLLHLLARIQGARTVLEIGTLGGYSTIWLARALPADGRLVTLEADERCADVAARNIARAGVDHVVDLRVGNALGTLPLLADEGAGPFDLVFIDADKPSNPAYLDWALRLTRPGSVIVGDNVVREGAVVAPASEDPRVQGIRRFTELVAEHPRLTATTVQTVGMKGYDGFTLALVTD from the coding sequence GTGTCGCAGCAGACGTGGACGGCCGTCGACGATTACTTCAACGGCTTGCTGGTGGCCGAGGACGCCGCGCTGCTCTCGGCCGTCGCGGACAGTGACGCGGCCGGGCTGCCGCCCCACCAGGTCGCCCCGAACCAGGGCAAGCTGCTGCACCTGCTCGCCCGCATCCAGGGCGCCCGCACCGTCCTCGAGATCGGCACGCTCGGCGGCTACAGCACCATCTGGCTCGCCCGCGCGTTGCCTGCGGACGGGCGGCTGGTGACGCTCGAGGCCGACGAGCGGTGCGCGGACGTCGCGGCGCGGAACATCGCCCGCGCCGGCGTCGACCACGTCGTCGACCTGCGGGTCGGCAACGCCCTGGGGACCCTGCCGCTGCTCGCCGACGAGGGGGCCGGCCCGTTCGACCTCGTGTTCATCGACGCCGACAAGCCGTCCAACCCCGCCTACCTGGACTGGGCGTTGCGGCTCACCCGGCCGGGCAGCGTCATCGTCGGGGACAACGTGGTCCGCGAGGGAGCGGTCGTCGCCCCGGCGAGCGAGGACCCCCGCGTGCAGGGCATACGCCGCTTCACCGAACTCGTCGCCGAGCACCCGCGGCTGACCGCCACCACGGTGCAGACCGTCGGTATGAAGGGGTACGACGGCTTCACCCTCGCCCTCGTCACCGACTAG
- a CDS encoding DUF5682 family protein, with protein sequence MNESAFTALRTQLQQAATAFAGGPDALEGILLGIVDDVDRAVREPLEIFPVCHHSPASALAMARRLREKQPKVVYLELCEDMAPLLTELRNCRLPVAVQAFATEVDGFPAEWAPLSVVAPITEASAEYQAIAYALDTPGVELVLVDRSSDHVFQWQETRQETKEDTGTPADPDAPPAEEEAALHGDAVGVEIGDLRPRFAELEEHLLRHGKVRHWSEWWHQYVELPLGDSDHDTYRQVMLLIGSLFRRLAPGDPHRVRVDEDRERHMWTRMRRHMAATGTDPADALYVCGAFHAASRVAEFGVHGADTFEISPPTATKWQHGLIPSSHAAIEAQFGLAAGSVSIAAAQWTKNLKRTRVKPYRLAGQAGTRTPKKTAKAAPAPVPAGPAAPTDRLTGFLQRPPVLDRLDEEELLGWSVEIVRAARRNGYLASTADAIAVFETSILLAGMRDRAKPTPYDFQDAAVTCVEKDTVPGRRDVRRLVEIMLGGDRVGQVGYDALPPLARDVHDRLAPLDLKLQQRGVQRALLDMASRPELEQCSDVLWMLRYLLPHGAARPIMGERKLGERPIQESWDLALGTHQRALIELGYEGVSIEQVLEQRLRRTAYGPQATTATVLEAVEDATLYLRSRRLADELGRRALDVLATERTVDGAPEVLRRVRGLLAYYRTSEPSLPAWIESFVKTGYAHYCTLLPTAFTDDEASVRQVAAMLGFLFSMESLALSLGCDRNQLELAVAQSHPEDPAKTALLWAAKTQLGTLSRAGLRARCDELLGNPLVVPAYPRYLSGFLHALEPVPGLADFVVEAVSNAFARLPDPVLLPWLPTLITTLRAGGADLAPLLIREAGRVFPGRLAALDAWIPPWRAEPAPAPARPVRDRSSVRGLPLLAAHPAACDAVAALLGCDADWAPADRTPAGAALLARHPHTADALGALLATP encoded by the coding sequence ATGAACGAGTCCGCCTTCACCGCCCTGCGCACCCAGCTCCAGCAGGCCGCCACCGCGTTCGCCGGCGGACCCGACGCACTGGAGGGCATCCTCCTCGGCATCGTCGACGACGTCGACCGCGCGGTGCGCGAACCCCTGGAAATCTTCCCCGTCTGCCATCACTCGCCCGCCTCCGCCCTCGCCATGGCACGCCGGCTGCGCGAGAAGCAGCCCAAGGTGGTCTACCTCGAACTCTGCGAGGACATGGCCCCCCTCCTGACCGAGCTGCGCAACTGCAGGCTCCCGGTCGCCGTCCAGGCGTTCGCGACCGAGGTCGACGGCTTCCCCGCGGAATGGGCGCCGCTGTCGGTGGTCGCCCCGATCACCGAGGCGTCGGCCGAGTACCAGGCCATCGCCTACGCCCTGGACACGCCGGGCGTCGAACTCGTCCTCGTGGACCGGTCCTCCGACCACGTCTTCCAGTGGCAGGAGACCCGGCAGGAGACCAAGGAGGACACCGGCACACCGGCCGACCCGGACGCGCCGCCCGCCGAGGAGGAGGCCGCGCTGCACGGCGACGCGGTCGGCGTGGAGATCGGCGACCTGCGCCCCCGCTTCGCCGAACTGGAGGAGCACCTGCTGCGCCACGGCAAGGTGCGGCACTGGTCGGAGTGGTGGCACCAGTACGTCGAACTGCCCCTCGGCGACAGCGACCACGACACCTACCGGCAGGTCATGCTGCTCATCGGCAGCCTCTTCCGGCGCCTCGCCCCCGGCGACCCGCACCGGGTCCGCGTCGACGAGGACCGCGAACGCCACATGTGGACGCGGATGCGCCGGCACATGGCCGCCACCGGCACCGACCCCGCGGACGCCCTCTACGTCTGCGGCGCCTTCCACGCCGCCAGCCGCGTCGCCGAGTTCGGCGTCCACGGCGCCGACACCTTCGAGATCAGCCCGCCCACCGCCACCAAGTGGCAGCACGGCCTGATCCCGTCCAGCCACGCCGCCATCGAGGCACAGTTCGGGCTCGCCGCCGGCTCGGTGTCCATCGCCGCCGCCCAGTGGACGAAGAACCTCAAGCGCACCCGGGTCAAGCCGTACCGGCTCGCCGGCCAGGCGGGCACCAGGACGCCGAAGAAGACGGCGAAGGCCGCGCCGGCTCCCGTCCCCGCCGGCCCGGCCGCCCCCACCGACAGACTCACCGGCTTCCTGCAACGGCCCCCCGTCCTGGACCGCCTCGACGAGGAGGAACTGCTCGGCTGGTCCGTGGAGATCGTGCGCGCCGCCCGCCGCAACGGCTACCTCGCCTCCACCGCCGACGCCATCGCCGTGTTCGAGACGTCGATCCTCCTCGCGGGCATGCGGGACCGCGCGAAGCCCACGCCGTACGACTTCCAGGACGCGGCGGTCACCTGCGTCGAGAAGGACACCGTCCCCGGCCGGCGCGACGTGCGCCGCCTCGTGGAGATCATGCTGGGCGGCGACCGCGTCGGCCAGGTCGGCTACGACGCGCTGCCACCCCTCGCCCGCGACGTCCACGACCGGCTCGCCCCGCTCGACCTCAAGCTCCAGCAGCGCGGCGTCCAGCGGGCCCTGCTCGACATGGCCTCGCGGCCGGAGCTGGAACAGTGCTCCGACGTGCTGTGGATGCTGCGCTACCTCCTGCCGCACGGCGCGGCGCGCCCCATCATGGGCGAACGCAAGCTCGGCGAGCGCCCCATCCAGGAGTCCTGGGACCTGGCCCTGGGCACCCATCAGCGGGCCCTCATCGAGCTGGGCTACGAGGGCGTCAGTATCGAGCAGGTCCTCGAACAGCGGCTGCGGCGCACCGCGTACGGGCCGCAGGCGACCACGGCGACCGTCCTCGAAGCCGTCGAGGACGCCACGCTCTACCTGCGCAGCCGCCGCCTCGCCGACGAACTCGGCCGGCGCGCCCTCGACGTGCTGGCGACCGAGCGGACCGTCGACGGCGCGCCCGAGGTGCTGCGCCGGGTGCGCGGACTGCTGGCGTACTACCGCACCAGCGAGCCGTCCCTGCCCGCGTGGATCGAGTCCTTCGTCAAGACCGGCTACGCCCACTACTGCACCCTGCTGCCGACGGCGTTCACCGACGACGAGGCGAGCGTCCGCCAGGTCGCGGCCATGCTCGGCTTCCTGTTCAGCATGGAGAGCCTCGCCCTGTCGCTGGGCTGCGACCGCAACCAGCTGGAGCTGGCCGTCGCCCAGTCCCATCCGGAGGACCCCGCGAAGACGGCGCTGCTGTGGGCGGCCAAGACCCAGCTCGGCACCCTCTCCCGGGCCGGCCTGCGGGCCCGCTGCGACGAACTGCTCGGCAACCCCCTGGTCGTGCCCGCCTATCCGCGCTACCTCAGCGGATTCCTGCACGCCCTGGAACCGGTGCCCGGCCTCGCCGACTTCGTCGTCGAAGCCGTGTCGAACGCGTTCGCCCGGCTGCCCGACCCGGTGCTGCTGCCCTGGCTGCCGACCCTCATCACCACCCTCCGCGCGGGCGGCGCGGACCTCGCGCCCCTGCTGATCCGCGAGGCGGGCCGCGTCTTCCCCGGCCGCCTCGCCGCCCTGGACGCCTGGATACCGCCGTGGCGAGCCGAGCCGGCCCCGGCGCCCGCACGTCCGGTCCGCGACCGCTCGTCCGTGCGCGGCCTGCCGCTGCTCGCCGCGCACCCCGCGGCCTGCGACGCGGTGGCGGCCCTGCTCGGCTGCGACGCCGACTGGGCCCCGGCGGACCGTACCCCGGCCGGCGCGGCCCTCCTCGCCCGCCACCCGCACACCGCCGACGCACTGGGAGCCCTGCTGGCCACCCCCTGA
- a CDS encoding AAA family ATPase, whose translation MSDLLRAPAEIKYAEELDWLESIDDNPKPFSWRLSPKMIRLFILGSERADGLDREVSQKWFGDRSIVERAIVTLASDRGLLLIGDPGTGKSWLAELLAAAVCRNSTLVVQGTAGTTEDHIKYSWNVSMVIAKGQSRESMIPSPIMTAMENGVIGRFEELTRSTSDVQDALISILSEKYISVPELDSDNIVFAKPGFSVIATANSRDRGVNDLSSALKRRFNFVRIPVVTNKKSEAEIVRFRTEELLRRHQIELDVPPTLLDVLLQSFSDLRASAAAAASDDEKLESALSTAEQIGVLEDAILHSNFFGERALTARTLASSLVGSLARREPEDLAILNKYLHGVVEPRSKEEGGSWPEFLEGGRDAIATLS comes from the coding sequence ATGTCCGACCTGCTGCGCGCCCCCGCCGAGATCAAGTACGCCGAGGAGCTGGACTGGCTCGAGTCGATCGACGACAACCCCAAGCCGTTCTCCTGGCGGCTGTCGCCGAAGATGATCCGGCTGTTCATCCTCGGGTCCGAGCGGGCCGACGGCCTCGACCGCGAGGTCTCCCAGAAGTGGTTCGGCGACCGCAGCATCGTCGAGCGGGCCATCGTCACCCTCGCCTCCGACCGCGGCCTGCTGCTCATCGGCGACCCCGGCACCGGCAAGAGCTGGCTCGCCGAACTGCTCGCCGCCGCCGTCTGCCGCAACTCCACCCTCGTCGTGCAGGGCACGGCCGGCACCACCGAGGACCACATCAAGTACTCGTGGAACGTGTCCATGGTGATCGCCAAGGGCCAGTCGCGGGAGTCGATGATCCCCTCGCCGATCATGACCGCGATGGAGAACGGCGTCATCGGCCGCTTCGAGGAACTGACCCGCTCCACCAGCGACGTCCAGGACGCGCTGATCTCCATCCTCTCCGAGAAGTACATCTCGGTCCCCGAACTCGACAGCGACAACATCGTGTTCGCCAAGCCCGGCTTCTCCGTCATCGCCACCGCCAACAGCCGCGACCGGGGCGTCAACGACCTGTCCTCCGCGCTCAAGCGCCGCTTCAACTTTGTGCGCATCCCCGTCGTGACCAACAAGAAGAGCGAGGCGGAGATCGTCCGCTTCCGCACCGAGGAACTGCTGCGCCGCCACCAGATCGAACTCGACGTCCCACCCACCCTGCTGGACGTGCTGCTGCAGTCCTTCTCCGACCTGCGCGCCTCTGCCGCCGCGGCCGCGAGCGACGACGAGAAGCTGGAGTCCGCGCTGTCCACCGCCGAGCAGATCGGCGTCCTGGAGGACGCCATCCTGCACAGCAACTTCTTCGGCGAGCGCGCCCTGACCGCCCGTACCCTCGCCTCCTCGCTCGTCGGCTCCCTCGCCCGCCGCGAACCGGAGGACCTGGCCATCCTCAACAAGTACCTGCACGGCGTCGTCGAGCCGCGCAGCAAGGAGGAGGGCGGCTCCTGGCCGGAGTTCCTCGAGGGCGGCCGCGACGCCATCGCGACCCTGTCGTGA
- a CDS encoding VWA domain-containing protein, whose product MTDHTTGETVPANPDENRRQLLYWRLLARLFDPEEQAGLEAASLAVVEDIGLPPALLDPQASVDSIVQRHPELAGEFENLMVPEPDGDDRDRAAEVRRAALVSKVLLGVFAPGSGTVTAGQLAQWQSDAGWLERALGCKPGDLRGGRGRGGAGRAAGGGVSPTGTGIGHPTPDLGTLIPEIGPELGAIEADLVKRMHLREVLADPQLAAQLTPSMSLIEQLLRDKNNLSGVALANAKALIRRFVDEVAEVLRTQVEKASVGTLDRSIPPKRVFRNLDLDRTIWKNLTNWDPEEERLYVDRLYYRHTVRKTTPQRLIVVVDQSGSMVDSMVNCTILASIFAGLPKVDVHLIAYDTQALDLTPWVNDPFETLLRTKLGGGTDGTVAMALAQPKIAEPRNTVVVWISDFYEWRSEPLFESMAAIHRSGAKFIPVGSVTSAGRGSVNPWFRERFKDLGTPVISGHIRKLVHELKSFLT is encoded by the coding sequence ATGACCGACCACACCACCGGGGAGACCGTGCCGGCGAACCCCGACGAGAACCGCCGGCAGCTGCTGTACTGGCGGCTGCTCGCCCGCCTCTTCGACCCCGAGGAGCAGGCCGGTCTGGAGGCCGCCTCGCTCGCCGTCGTCGAGGACATCGGCCTGCCGCCCGCCCTGCTCGACCCGCAGGCCTCCGTCGACTCCATCGTCCAGCGCCACCCCGAACTCGCCGGCGAGTTCGAGAACCTGATGGTGCCCGAGCCCGACGGGGACGACCGCGACCGGGCCGCCGAGGTGCGCCGCGCCGCGCTCGTGTCCAAGGTGCTGCTGGGCGTCTTCGCCCCCGGCTCCGGCACCGTCACCGCCGGGCAGCTCGCCCAATGGCAGTCCGACGCCGGCTGGCTGGAACGCGCCCTCGGCTGCAAGCCCGGCGACCTGCGCGGCGGACGCGGCCGCGGCGGCGCCGGCCGCGCGGCCGGCGGGGGAGTGAGCCCCACCGGCACGGGAATCGGCCACCCCACCCCCGACCTCGGCACGCTCATCCCGGAGATCGGCCCCGAACTCGGCGCCATCGAGGCCGACCTGGTCAAGCGCATGCACCTGCGGGAAGTCCTCGCCGACCCCCAGCTCGCCGCACAGCTCACCCCGAGCATGTCGCTCATCGAGCAGCTGCTGCGCGACAAGAACAACCTCTCCGGCGTCGCCCTCGCCAACGCCAAGGCGCTCATCCGCCGCTTCGTCGACGAGGTCGCCGAAGTCCTGCGCACCCAGGTCGAGAAGGCCTCCGTCGGCACCCTCGACCGGTCGATCCCGCCCAAGCGGGTCTTCCGCAACCTGGACCTCGACCGCACCATCTGGAAGAACCTCACCAACTGGGACCCCGAGGAGGAACGGCTCTACGTCGACCGCCTCTACTACCGGCACACCGTCCGCAAGACGACGCCGCAGCGGCTCATCGTCGTCGTCGACCAGTCCGGCTCGATGGTCGACTCGATGGTCAACTGCACCATCCTGGCGTCGATCTTCGCCGGCCTGCCCAAGGTCGACGTCCACCTGATCGCCTACGACACCCAGGCGCTCGACCTCACCCCCTGGGTGAACGACCCCTTCGAGACCCTGCTGCGCACCAAGCTCGGCGGCGGCACCGACGGCACGGTCGCCATGGCCCTGGCCCAGCCGAAGATCGCCGAACCGCGCAACACGGTCGTGGTGTGGATCTCCGACTTCTACGAATGGCGCTCCGAGCCGCTGTTCGAGAGCATGGCGGCCATCCACCGCTCCGGCGCGAAGTTCATCCCCGTCGGCTCGGTGACCAGCGCCGGCCGCGGCAGCGTCAACCCCTGGTTCAGGGAACGTTTCAAGGACCTCGGCACGCCCGTGATCTCCGGTCACATCCGCAAGCTCGTCCACGAGCTGAAGTCGTTCCTCACCTGA